From one Flavobacteriales bacterium genomic stretch:
- a CDS encoding capsular biosynthesis protein codes for MGLFSGLFGKKEPALGPADLSVLRCDVHSHFIPGIDDGAQDLEQSMELLHAMHGLGYRKVITTPHSMADGYKNSPEIIHGGLEKLRAEVERQGLEIEVDAAAEYYLDHDLERKVMEGEVLTFGEKLLLFELPFISEPQMLLSLIFQMQTQGYQPVLAHPERYAYWHNDFPKYEKLKDRGVLFQLNLVALSGAYGRPAKEIAERLIDAGAYELLGSDCHNMNHVEAIRNTLERPALHKLISGGRLLNATL; via the coding sequence ATGGGGCTATTCAGCGGTTTGTTCGGCAAGAAGGAGCCCGCGCTCGGCCCAGCGGACCTCTCCGTGCTCCGCTGCGATGTGCATTCGCACTTCATCCCCGGCATCGACGACGGCGCCCAGGACCTCGAGCAGAGCATGGAGCTGCTTCATGCCATGCACGGGCTCGGTTACCGCAAGGTGATCACCACGCCGCACAGCATGGCCGATGGGTACAAGAACTCACCGGAGATCATTCACGGCGGACTGGAGAAGCTGCGCGCCGAGGTGGAGCGGCAGGGATTGGAGATCGAGGTGGATGCCGCTGCGGAGTACTACCTCGACCACGACCTGGAGCGCAAGGTGATGGAGGGCGAGGTGCTCACCTTCGGCGAAAAGCTCCTGCTCTTCGAGCTGCCCTTCATCAGTGAGCCGCAGATGCTGTTGTCGCTCATCTTCCAGATGCAGACGCAGGGCTATCAACCGGTGCTCGCGCACCCGGAGCGCTACGCCTATTGGCACAACGACTTCCCCAAGTATGAGAAGCTGAAGGACCGCGGCGTGCTCTTCCAGTTGAACCTCGTGGCGCTCTCCGGCGCTTATGGCCGTCCAGCGAAAGAGATCGCAGAGCGCCTGATCGATGCGGGCGCTTATGAATTGCTCGGCAGCGATTGCCACAACATGAACCACGTGGAGGCCATCCGCAATACGCTGGAGCGGCCAGCCCTGCACAAGCTCATTAGCGGCGGCAGATTGCTGAACGCCACCCTTTGA
- the rfbB gene encoding dTDP-glucose 4,6-dehydratase, which yields MTRNILITGGAGFIGSHVVRRFVNRYQHYRIINLDALTYAGNLENLRDIEPAPNYTFVKADICDADAVARVIKEHRIDGIIHLAAESHVDRSITDPLAFVRTNVFGTVTLLNAAKEAWKGAMGGKRFYHVSTDEVYGSLHDDSLFLETTPYDPQSPYSASKAASDHFVRAYGNTYKLPFVVSNCSNNYGSHHFPEKLIPLMINNLRNNKPLPVYGKGENVRDWLWVEDHASAIDTIFHTGKNGETYNIGGHNEWKNIDLVHLLCSIMDKKLGRAAGESAKLITYVTDRAGHDLRYAIDAGKIERELGWKPSITFEAGLERTVDWYLANTEWLDHVTSGAYQQYYAEHYAQH from the coding sequence ATCACGCGCAACATCCTCATCACCGGCGGCGCCGGCTTCATCGGCAGCCACGTCGTGCGCCGCTTCGTGAACCGGTACCAGCATTACCGCATCATCAACCTCGATGCACTCACCTATGCGGGCAATCTGGAGAACCTTCGCGACATCGAGCCTGCGCCGAACTACACCTTCGTGAAGGCTGACATCTGCGATGCGGATGCGGTGGCCAGGGTGATCAAGGAGCACAGGATCGATGGCATCATCCACCTCGCCGCCGAGAGCCATGTGGACCGCAGCATCACCGATCCGCTCGCTTTCGTGCGCACCAACGTGTTCGGCACGGTGACCCTGCTCAATGCGGCGAAGGAGGCGTGGAAGGGCGCCATGGGGGGCAAGCGCTTCTACCATGTGAGCACCGATGAGGTCTATGGCTCACTGCACGACGACAGCCTCTTCCTGGAGACCACGCCCTACGACCCGCAGAGCCCCTATAGCGCGAGCAAGGCCGCCAGCGACCATTTCGTGCGCGCATACGGCAATACCTACAAGCTCCCTTTCGTGGTTAGCAACTGCAGCAACAATTACGGCAGCCACCACTTCCCGGAGAAGCTGATCCCGCTCATGATCAACAACCTCCGCAACAACAAGCCGCTGCCCGTGTATGGCAAGGGCGAGAACGTGCGCGATTGGCTCTGGGTGGAGGACCACGCCTCGGCCATCGACACCATCTTCCACACCGGCAAGAACGGCGAGACCTACAACATCGGCGGGCACAACGAGTGGAAGAACATCGACCTGGTGCACCTGCTCTGCTCGATCATGGACAAGAAGCTCGGCCGCGCGGCAGGGGAGAGCGCCAAGCTCATCACCTACGTCACCGACCGCGCCGGGCACGACCTGCGCTACGCGATCGATGCTGGCAAGATCGAGCGCGAACTTGGTTGGAAGCCGAGCATCACCTTCGAAGCGGGCCTGGAGCGCACCGTGGATTGGTACCTGGCCAATACGGAGTGGCTCGATCATGTCACCAGCGGCGCTTACCAGCAGTATTACGCGGAGCACTACGCGCAGCACTGA
- a CDS encoding nucleotide sugar dehydrogenase: MNNLYDRLLKKEAKLAVIGLGYVGLPIALAFARRIKVVGFDINQKRVDMMRRGEDPSNELPPEDFEGCDIHFSADIKDLKDVEFFIVAVPTPIDQQNIPDLGPLLGATRTVGQVLKKGDYVVYESTVYPGCTEEDCVPLLERLSNLKFVDDFKVGYSPERINPGDKEHTLETIVKVSSGCDPESAEIIAQVYELVVKAGVHRASSIKVAEASKIIENTQRDVNIALTNELSIIFNRMGINTYDVLEAAGTKWNFLRFQPGLVGGHCIGVDPYYLVYKAKELGYHAQIIDSGRFVNDSMGGYVAKQTVKKVIASGTNPTDARILVMGATFKENVTDIRNSKVADVVNELKSFSCAVDVTDPHADAAEVKHEYGYELAPEMKGPYDAIIVAVNHSEYAGKDEAWFKGMLKPKGVLVDLKGVFRKKIKDLNYWSL; the protein is encoded by the coding sequence ATGAACAACCTGTATGACCGACTGCTGAAGAAGGAAGCCAAGCTCGCTGTGATCGGCCTGGGCTACGTAGGGCTCCCGATCGCCTTGGCCTTCGCGCGCCGCATCAAGGTGGTTGGCTTCGACATCAACCAGAAGCGCGTGGACATGATGCGCCGTGGCGAGGATCCGAGCAATGAATTGCCGCCGGAGGACTTCGAGGGCTGCGACATCCACTTCTCCGCCGACATCAAGGACCTGAAGGACGTGGAGTTCTTCATCGTGGCCGTGCCCACGCCGATCGATCAGCAGAACATCCCCGACCTGGGTCCGCTGCTGGGCGCCACGCGCACCGTGGGCCAGGTGCTGAAGAAGGGCGACTATGTGGTGTACGAGAGCACCGTTTACCCCGGCTGCACCGAAGAGGATTGCGTGCCTTTGCTTGAGCGCTTGAGCAACCTGAAGTTCGTGGACGATTTCAAGGTGGGCTACTCGCCAGAGCGCATCAACCCCGGCGACAAGGAGCATACGCTCGAGACCATCGTGAAGGTGAGCAGCGGCTGCGACCCGGAGAGCGCGGAGATCATCGCCCAGGTGTATGAGCTGGTGGTGAAGGCCGGCGTGCACCGCGCCAGCAGCATCAAGGTGGCCGAAGCGAGCAAGATCATCGAGAACACGCAGCGCGACGTGAACATCGCCCTCACCAACGAGCTCTCGATCATCTTCAACCGCATGGGGATCAACACCTACGATGTGCTCGAAGCGGCCGGGACCAAGTGGAATTTCCTGCGCTTCCAGCCGGGCCTCGTGGGCGGCCATTGCATCGGCGTGGATCCCTACTACCTCGTGTACAAGGCCAAGGAGCTCGGCTACCACGCGCAGATCATCGACAGTGGGCGCTTCGTGAACGATAGCATGGGCGGCTACGTGGCCAAGCAGACCGTGAAGAAGGTGATCGCCAGCGGCACCAATCCCACCGATGCGCGCATCCTGGTGATGGGCGCCACCTTCAAGGAGAACGTCACCGACATCCGCAACAGCAAGGTCGCCGATGTGGTGAACGAGCTCAAGAGCTTCAGCTGTGCGGTGGATGTGACCGACCCGCACGCCGATGCCGCCGAGGTGAAGCATGAGTACGGCTACGAACTGGCGCCTGAGATGAAAGGCCCGTACGATGCCATCATCGTGGCCGTGAACCATAGTGAATACGCCGGCAAGGACGAAGCCTGGTTCAAGGGCATGCTGAAGCCGAAAGGCGTGCTGGTGGACCTGAAGGGCGTGTTCCGGAAGAAGATCAAGGACCTGAACTACTGGAGCCTGTGA
- a CDS encoding Gfo/Idh/MocA family oxidoreductase translates to MEQKIKFAVVGCGHIGKRHAEMIQRHPECELVALCDTRPKGELGIEVLDAPFFTDMDAMLAAVPGIEVVNICTPNGLHAEQSIKALEARKHVVCEKPMALTRASGEAVIHTALRMHRTVFGVMQNRYSPPSQWIKGVVDQGLLGDIHLVQVNCYWNRDARYYKAGTWKGSSDLDGGTLFTQFSHFIDILYWLFGDISEIEGRFADFAHQDLTAFEDTGIVSFRLRNGGMGCINYSTAVWDKNLESSMTIIGSKGSVKIGGQYMDQVEHCHIAGYSMPELAPTNPANDYGAYKGSANNHGFIIENVVDTLKGRTTLTTNALEGLKVVEIIERIYEKRDEQPV, encoded by the coding sequence TTGGAACAGAAGATCAAGTTCGCCGTAGTGGGCTGCGGCCACATCGGTAAACGGCACGCGGAGATGATCCAGCGGCACCCGGAGTGCGAACTGGTGGCCTTGTGCGACACCAGGCCCAAGGGTGAGCTTGGCATCGAGGTGCTTGATGCCCCTTTCTTCACCGACATGGACGCCATGCTTGCAGCTGTTCCGGGCATCGAGGTGGTGAACATCTGCACGCCTAATGGATTGCACGCCGAGCAGAGCATCAAGGCCCTCGAGGCGCGCAAGCACGTGGTCTGCGAGAAGCCCATGGCCCTCACCAGGGCCAGCGGCGAAGCGGTGATCCACACCGCGCTGCGCATGCACCGCACCGTGTTCGGCGTGATGCAGAACCGGTACTCGCCGCCGAGCCAATGGATCAAGGGCGTGGTGGACCAAGGCCTGCTGGGCGATATCCACCTGGTGCAGGTGAACTGCTACTGGAACCGGGACGCCCGCTATTACAAGGCCGGCACCTGGAAAGGCAGTTCCGATCTCGATGGCGGAACGCTCTTCACGCAATTCAGCCACTTCATCGACATCCTGTATTGGCTCTTCGGCGACATTTCGGAGATCGAGGGCCGCTTCGCCGATTTCGCGCACCAGGACCTCACCGCATTCGAGGACACCGGCATCGTGAGCTTCCGCCTGCGCAACGGCGGCATGGGCTGCATCAACTACAGCACGGCCGTGTGGGACAAGAACCTGGAGAGCAGCATGACCATCATCGGCTCCAAAGGCAGCGTGAAGATCGGCGGGCAGTACATGGACCAGGTGGAGCATTGCCACATCGCCGGCTACTCCATGCCCGAGCTGGCGCCCACCAATCCGGCCAACGACTACGGCGCCTACAAGGGCAGCGCCAACAACCACGGCTTCATCATCGAGAACGTTGTGGACACGCTGAAAGGAAGGACAACGCTCACCACCAACGCCCTCGAGGGCCTCAAGGTGGTGGAGATCATCGAACGCATCTACGAGAAAAGGGATGAACAACCTGTATGA
- a CDS encoding N-acetyltransferase codes for MPYIAHPTAVIDEGCVIGEGTRIWHFSHIMPGCTIGENCNIGQNVVVSPGVKLGNSVKVQNNVSIYTGVECEDDVFLGPSMVFTNIINPRSAVARRDQYLRTLVKKGASIGANATIICGHDIGRFAFIGAGAVVTKEVPDYALVIGNPAKQTGWMSEFGHKLKFNDAGEAECLESGQRYELKNGRVTRIA; via the coding sequence ATGCCCTACATCGCCCACCCCACCGCCGTCATTGACGAGGGCTGCGTTATTGGTGAGGGCACGCGCATCTGGCATTTTTCGCACATCATGCCTGGGTGTACAATCGGGGAGAACTGCAACATCGGCCAGAACGTGGTGGTGAGCCCCGGCGTGAAGCTTGGGAACAGCGTGAAGGTGCAGAACAACGTGAGCATCTATACCGGCGTGGAGTGCGAGGACGATGTGTTCCTGGGGCCGAGCATGGTCTTCACCAACATCATCAACCCGCGCAGTGCCGTAGCACGGAGGGACCAATACCTTCGCACACTTGTGAAAAAGGGTGCTTCCATCGGGGCCAATGCCACCATTATCTGTGGGCATGACATTGGCCGGTTTGCCTTCATCGGCGCAGGTGCGGTCGTGACGAAGGAAGTACCCGACTATGCACTGGTGATAGGCAATCCCGCGAAGCAGACCGGCTGGATGAGCGAGTTCGGACACAAGCTGAAGTTCAACGATGCAGGTGAGGCAGAATGCCTAGAGAGTGGTCAGCGCTACGAACTGAAGAACGGGCGCGTGACACGCATTGCTTGA
- a CDS encoding T9SS type A sorting domain-containing protein, which translates to MRGTLTLVLAAASSLGGMAQQWWAPGACWLYQGDAIGVLRDHHYQYTNDTVVDGMQAQVALYTLVEHIPNGPTNTYISKEYVTWQDNVVLHRNTWPFPPYPFWNDWDTLYVLGDVGDRWWPMYADTSCPPRGMLEIQSVGTTTIDGVDLDSWELAYLNMDGLPWLEPMFIPGDSLNVIARIGSRPRRPLFTSCLEDPWFDPEIIQLIHYSDNEISFPSGSGCDITTSLPDDSTSAPMIAHPNPGGDHFILDNITPITIAVRDALGRIVHSESRLAPAARVRTEHWPQGTYIISLAPASGEQRNIKWVKQ; encoded by the coding sequence ATGAGAGGAACTTTGACGCTGGTGCTAGCTGCTGCTTCGAGCCTGGGAGGGATGGCGCAGCAATGGTGGGCACCTGGGGCTTGCTGGCTTTACCAAGGCGACGCCATAGGGGTCCTTCGCGACCATCACTACCAGTACACTAACGATACCGTGGTGGATGGGATGCAAGCACAGGTGGCGCTCTACACGCTGGTAGAACATATACCCAATGGACCGACCAACACCTACATCAGCAAGGAGTACGTCACTTGGCAGGACAATGTCGTCCTGCACAGAAACACTTGGCCATTCCCACCCTATCCATTCTGGAACGATTGGGATACGCTCTATGTCCTAGGCGATGTGGGAGATCGTTGGTGGCCGATGTACGCCGACACTTCCTGTCCACCGCGTGGCATGCTGGAGATACAGTCCGTAGGCACAACGACCATTGACGGTGTGGATCTCGACTCTTGGGAACTCGCGTACCTCAATATGGATGGCCTGCCTTGGCTCGAACCGATGTTCATCCCGGGAGACTCGCTGAACGTGATCGCCCGTATTGGCTCTCGACCAAGGAGGCCACTATTCACCAGTTGTCTGGAAGACCCATGGTTCGACCCGGAAATCATTCAACTGATTCACTACTCTGATAACGAGATTTCCTTCCCATCCGGATCCGGTTGCGACATCACCACGTCCTTGCCTGATGATTCAACATCCGCTCCGATGATTGCTCACCCCAACCCCGGCGGCGATCACTTTATCCTTGACAACATCACGCCCATCACCATCGCCGTCCGCGATGCACTTGGGAGGATCGTGCACTCTGAATCGCGCTTGGCTCCGGCTGCACGGGTCAGGACGGAGCATTGGCCGCAAGGCACCTACATCATCAGCTTGGCCCCAGCCTCTGGCGAGCAGCGGAACATCAAATGGGTCAAACAGTGA